The window GATCCAAGAGTAAATATCAATGAGTCTGATCAGATTGTAAAAGCAATGCGTGCCAAAGGTTTCGAAGTTCCTTACATGGTAAAATATGATGAAGGACATGGGTTTGGAAAAGAGCCTAATAGAATTGAACTGTATAAAGCAATGCTGGGATTCTTTGCTGAGAATTTCAATAAAAAATAAACCGGCAATTTTTATAATTTTGGAAACGGAGGATGTGATGTCTTCCGTTTCTTTTTTTCATTGCGAGCGAATTTATTCTCTATGAAATTTAAATGTAGAGGTTGGAAATCGCAAAGACGCAAGATTATTGATAGACTTTGTGTTTTATAGCGCAAGATTCTGTGTTAATCTGCAAATAATATTTATATTTTTTTGTAAATTTGTTTTTTAAGTCGGCCTAGAGCTAGACTCTGTAGCGTGCTATACTATCTCAGTTTTCACGCTATTTTTTGATTTATATTTACCGTCATAAACGGTTTCATTTTTTAAAAAGAATATAGATCAATTCTAATATTTTTCTTTGGATTGCTACTAAAGCCTTCATTTTTATTCCATGTTTTGAAGTGAGTCTTATATAAACTTCTTTGAAGTTATCATCCCACTTCACAATTGTTAAAGCCGGCAAAAACAAACATTTCCTTAACATTCTATTTCCTTTTTTTGATATCCGTGATTTACCTTTTACCGACGTTCCAGATTGTTTTTCTCTAACATCTAACCCTGCATAACTTGATAATTGAGACTTGTTTCTAATCAGTTCAAAGCCATTGGTCTCTCCCAAAACAGTAACCGCAGTTAAAACACCAACTCCCGGTATTGTTGTAAGTCGTTCTATCAATTGTTTTATCACAGGATTAGTATTGATAATAGTATCGATATCTTTCTTTATTGCTTTTTCTTGAGCATTGAGCAAATTCATACGAGCTTGCATTCTTTCTATACTTTTTAAATGAGGAGAAGCTTGAATAGTTTCTGCATGAAGCTGATTTTTTATCACATTCCGCTCCTGAACAATTTGATCGCGCTCTCTGGTAAGCTGTTGCAGCTCATTATAAGTCTGATCAGGTTTTTTCCAATGATTTAATTTTCTTTCAAGACCGAACTGAGTAATAGCCTGAGAACAACTTTTATCAGTTATCGTTTTTATATCAAGAGTTCTTAGGTAGCTACTTATTTTATTGGGCAAAACGATATAGACCTTTTTATTATTCTCAGCAAGATAATAAGCGAACTTCTGATGATAAACCCCTGTGGCTTCCATAACATAGTGAATTTCCTGATCTTCAACACTTTGTTTTTCAATCCAATTAATCAATAATGGGATTCCAACATCTGTGTTTTTAAATACCTTATAAGCTAGAAATTTTATAGTTTGATCTTCATATAGACAACCTAAAGTAACTACTAATTCTTTTTGAGACACATCTATACCGGCTACTTGTTTTAATACTTTCATCTTTTATTACTTTTTAAGTGAGATATCTTCCTTCGTCTTTTCTCCTGATTGGATATTCTGGATATTAAATGAGGTTTTTAATTCCTTACATTCTGCTCTGACTCTAAAAGATAAAAAAGAATGAGGTCGTTTCTTGCGCCGAATATGTTTCTTTGAACTATTGGATTTTTATTCAACTCTCATTCTTATTCACTTTATGGCTAAGATAATATTTGAGATAAAGCAAATTATAACTTATACAAACATAGGAGGATTTTATCTGCGATAAAATTGAATGTTGCATATATTTGTCTCGCAGATCTCACAGATTTCGCAGATTTTTAATTCGTAGTTTTTTTCCTAAAGAGTTCGTATTATAGAAAAAGCTATTGTTCCATAGATTAATTATAAGATAACCATTTTTGTCATTCAGAGCGAAACGGAGCGTAGCATGGAATCTAAACTGTCTTTCGTAGACGTTGCAGTTTTTTAGCCTCAATCATCTGCCAAATCTGCTCAATCAGCGAGATAAAAAAAAATCAACAGCTTTTTTGTCATTCTGAATAAAGCGAAGCAGAATGAAGAACCTCAATAATAACTTCTCACAGATTTTTAGATAATACAAAAAAAAGATGAAATGAAAATCCGATGAATACAGGAAAAGTTGAATTGTAAGAAAAATATTTTAAATTTATTAAAGTAAATCCAAAAGGATAGCCGTCATAGCAGTATGGAGGTTGTCGAAAAAATAACAATGCCACAGAAGGATAAAGAAAGCATCATCTCACAAACCGTTTCCAACTACGGAGGGAAGCTGATGTCTTATATTCGTCCCAAAGTGAAAAACACGGAAGATGCGGAAGATATTCTGCAGGAAGTGTGGTATCAGTTCAGCAGTCTTACCAATCTTTCCGAGATCGTGAATGTTGGGGGCTGGCTGTATAGGGTAACGGCGAATAAAATTACAGACCGTTATCGTAAAAGAAAACAGAAAATCTGGAAGATTTCGTCTATGAAGATGAAGACGGAAGCTTTTCCATCAAAGATATTTTATTGATGGACGAAAGTGCCGGACCTGAAGTAAAGATGTTTCAGGATGAGATCTGGAAAAAACTGTTTGAAGCGCTTGATGAACTTCCCGAAAAACAAAGGCTGGTCTACGTAGAAAACGAACTCAACGACAAAACCCTCCAGGAGATCGCCGATGAACAAGGGGAAAACATCAAAACCATCATCAGTAGAAAAAACTATGCTGTAAAGCATCTTAGAAACAGATTGAGAAGATTATACGAAGATTTAAAAAGTTAGAAAAAGAAATTATGAATCATAAACACAAAAAGGGCTGGATTTTTTTATTGTTATGTCCACCATTAATTCTCCTAGCCGTTACCTGGATTGTAATGTCGCTGTGGAATTGTCTTCTTCCTGAAATTTTAGGGGTAAAATCCATTACATTCTGGCAGGCGATGGGGATTCTTATCTTAAGTAAAATTCTTTTTGGAGGTTTCCATTTTGGTAAAGGAATGAGAGATTTCAAGGAGCGAAAGATGAGGGAAAAAATGGAAGGTTTATCACCCGAAGAAAAAGAGAAATTTAAAGAAGCCTGGAGAAACAGATGCTCCGGAGGATTCTTCAACAGAAATAACGAATAATTTGAAATTTTTAAAGAAGTAGTAAAGTAAAATTAAAATTCATTCGTCTTTATAAAAAACAAGAAGTAGTAAAATTTAAAATTTTGAAAAAATGAAAAATTCAGCATTAAAAGGAGCTCTTGGAGCCCTAGCCGTTGTGGGTGTAGCCCTAATCGCTAAAAAAGCAGCACAAAGAAAAAGATTTATCAGAGGCATTTTTGATGAGTATGGAATCAAAGAAAAATCTCCTTTCGGATTAGCAGACAAGATCAGAGAAATGAATGATGAGGACTATCAGGAACTGAAAGGAAAATTCAAAAAAGAATTCAGCTCAAGATGCTGTAAAAGGATAATACCTGCGAAGCATAAAAAGTAAATAACTAAATTGAAATTGTTTAATTCGGGCTCGGGAAGCAAAGCTTCC of the Chryseobacterium capnotolerans genome contains:
- a CDS encoding IS110 family transposase gives rise to the protein MKVLKQVAGIDVSQKELVVTLGCLYEDQTIKFLAYKVFKNTDVGIPLLINWIEKQSVEDQEIHYVMEATGVYHQKFAYYLAENNKKVYIVLPNKISSYLRTLDIKTITDKSCSQAITQFGLERKLNHWKKPDQTYNELQQLTRERDQIVQERNVIKNQLHAETIQASPHLKSIERMQARMNLLNAQEKAIKKDIDTIINTNPVIKQLIERLTTIPGVGVLTAVTVLGETNGFELIRNKSQLSSYAGLDVREKQSGTSVKGKSRISKKGNRMLRKCLFLPALTIVKWDDNFKEVYIRLTSKHGIKMKALVAIQRKILELIYILFKK
- a CDS encoding RNA polymerase sigma factor, which codes for MPQKDKESIISQTVSNYGGKLMSYIRPKVKNTEDAEDILQEVWYQFSSLTNLSEIVNVGGWLYRVTANKITDRYRKRKQKIWKISSMKMKTEAFPSKIFY
- a CDS encoding RNA polymerase sigma factor; the protein is MDESAGPEVKMFQDEIWKKLFEALDELPEKQRLVYVENELNDKTLQEIADEQGENIKTIISRKNYAVKHLRNRLRRLYEDLKS